The following proteins come from a genomic window of Paucimonas lemoignei:
- a CDS encoding TfoX C-terminal domain superfamily: MNDDLQHLKNVGKTSAQWLHAVGIHSTSDLRKMGAVDAYEAVRKRGFRATKVLLYAIDAALMDIHWNDLPTDRKDALNRQLQGIAVRRKGLAGP; the protein is encoded by the coding sequence ATGAACGATGATCTGCAACACCTGAAAAACGTCGGCAAGACGTCAGCACAGTGGTTACACGCCGTAGGCATTCACAGCACCTCGGATTTACGCAAAATGGGCGCGGTTGATGCCTATGAGGCTGTACGAAAGCGAGGTTTCCGGGCTACCAAGGTGTTGTTGTACGCGATTGACGCGGCCTTGATGGACATCCACTGGAACGATTTACCCACCGACCGCAAGGACGCCTTGAACAGGCAACTGCAAGGTATTGCCGTCCGGCGCAAGGGCCTGGCAGGGCCTTGA
- the gluQ gene encoding glutamyl-Q tRNA(Asp) synthetase: MKSPLYIGRFAPTPSGYLHFGSLVAALASYLDARSVGGQWLMRMEDLDPPREVAGAQAAILSTLERYGFEWDGQLVTQSQRHEAYQEIINRWLSHGLAYACTCSRKQLEPFHGVYPGLCRNAGHSPENAAIRIRVPELQYRFEDRVQGLFQQHLGNEVGDFVIRRRDGFYAYQLAVVIDDAMQGVTDIVRGADLLDSTPRQLYLQELLGIPQPRYLHIPLITQPDGNKLGKSYRSPPLESDQATPLLLRALRALGQAPESALAYGTPEEVLKWAIGSWNVSAIPRVRNLEEAGID, translated from the coding sequence ATGAAATCCCCACTCTACATCGGGCGCTTTGCGCCGACGCCCAGCGGTTATCTGCACTTCGGCTCACTGGTCGCAGCGCTGGCTTCTTATCTGGATGCTCGCTCGGTCGGCGGGCAATGGCTGATGCGCATGGAGGATCTCGACCCGCCGCGAGAGGTCGCCGGGGCACAGGCTGCAATTCTCAGTACTCTGGAACGCTACGGCTTTGAATGGGATGGCCAACTGGTCACCCAGAGCCAGCGCCACGAGGCATATCAGGAAATCATCAATCGCTGGCTCAGCCACGGCCTGGCTTACGCCTGCACCTGTTCGCGCAAACAACTGGAGCCTTTTCACGGCGTTTACCCCGGTTTGTGCCGCAACGCCGGACACTCACCAGAGAACGCGGCAATCCGCATCCGTGTGCCAGAGCTGCAATACCGGTTTGAAGATCGAGTGCAGGGGCTGTTCCAGCAACACTTGGGCAATGAGGTCGGTGATTTTGTGATCCGTCGTCGCGACGGCTTCTATGCCTATCAGTTGGCGGTAGTGATCGATGACGCCATGCAAGGTGTTACCGACATTGTGCGCGGCGCCGACCTGCTCGACTCCACCCCTCGCCAGCTGTATCTACAGGAACTGCTCGGCATACCGCAGCCCCGCTACCTTCACATTCCGCTCATCACCCAGCCCGATGGCAACAAGCTGGGCAAGTCCTATCGCTCACCGCCGCTGGAGTCCGATCAAGCCACACCGCTCCTGTTAAGAGCCCTGCGTGCCTTGGGTCAGGCACCCGAGTCGGCCCTTGCCTACGGCACGCCAGAGGAAGTCCTAAAATGGGCGATCGGGAGCTGGAACGTTTCCGCCATTCCCCGCGTGCGGAACCTTGAAGAGGCTGGCATAGACTGA
- the zraR_2 gene encoding response regulator receiver:sigma-54 factor, interaction region has protein sequence MPHILIVEDETIIRSALRRLLERNQYQVSEAGSVQEAQERFSIPSFDLIVSDLRLPGAPGTELIKLGEGKPVLIMTSYASLRSAVDSMKMGAVDYIAKPFDHDEMLQAVARILRDRQTVQSIQADRTANAAKSAGSDKSAVDNSNGEIGIIGSCGPMQDLYSKIRKVAPTDSNVLIQGESGTGKELVARALHNLSRRAKAPMISVNCAAIPETLIESELFGHEKGAFTGASAGRAGLVEAADGGTLFLDEIGELPLEAQARLLRVLQEGEIRRVGSVQSQKVDVRLIAATHRDLKSLAKVGQFREDLYYRLHVIALKLPALRERGNDVLDIARSFLTRQSLKAGRNDLKFAPDAEQAIRQYTWPGNVRELENAVERAVILCESPEISAELLGIDIELNDLDDDDFIGLAPQQGSSSSTSHEPTEDLSLEDYFQHFVLEHQDHMTETELARKLGVSRKCLWERRQRLGIPRRKGVASET, from the coding sequence ATGCCGCATATTCTGATCGTCGAAGACGAAACCATCATCCGCTCCGCCCTGCGTCGCCTGCTGGAACGTAATCAGTACCAGGTCAGCGAAGCGGGTTCGGTGCAGGAAGCCCAGGAACGCTTCAGTATCCCGTCGTTTGATCTGATCGTCAGCGATTTGCGCTTGCCCGGGGCACCCGGTACTGAGCTGATAAAGCTTGGCGAGGGCAAACCGGTGCTGATCATGACCAGCTACGCGAGCCTGCGCTCGGCCGTGGACTCCATGAAAATGGGTGCGGTGGATTACATCGCCAAACCGTTCGACCACGATGAAATGCTCCAGGCTGTCGCCCGCATCCTGCGCGATCGCCAGACTGTTCAAAGCATCCAGGCCGATCGCACCGCCAATGCCGCCAAGTCAGCAGGCTCGGATAAATCCGCCGTCGACAACAGCAATGGCGAGATCGGCATCATTGGCTCCTGCGGGCCGATGCAGGATCTGTACAGCAAGATCCGCAAAGTGGCGCCTACCGACTCCAACGTCCTGATCCAGGGCGAGTCGGGCACCGGTAAGGAACTGGTGGCCCGAGCGCTGCACAATCTCTCGCGACGGGCCAAGGCTCCGATGATTTCCGTAAACTGCGCGGCGATCCCGGAAACCCTGATCGAGTCCGAACTGTTCGGCCACGAAAAAGGCGCCTTCACCGGGGCCAGCGCCGGTCGCGCAGGCCTGGTTGAAGCGGCCGATGGCGGCACGCTGTTCCTGGACGAGATCGGTGAATTACCGCTTGAAGCCCAGGCTCGCCTGCTGCGGGTATTGCAGGAGGGCGAGATTCGTCGCGTCGGTTCGGTGCAGTCGCAGAAGGTCGATGTCCGCCTGATCGCCGCCACTCACCGGGACCTGAAAAGCCTGGCCAAAGTCGGCCAGTTCCGCGAAGACCTTTATTACCGCCTGCACGTGATTGCCCTCAAGCTCCCGGCCCTGCGCGAGCGTGGCAATGACGTGCTGGATATCGCGCGCTCGTTCCTGACCCGGCAAAGCCTCAAGGCCGGTCGCAACGATCTGAAGTTTGCCCCGGACGCCGAGCAAGCCATCCGCCAATACACATGGCCGGGTAACGTTCGTGAGCTGGAGAATGCGGTTGAGCGCGCTGTAATCCTGTGCGAAAGCCCGGAAATTTCCGCCGAGCTGCTGGGCATCGACATCGAGCTCAACGACCTGGATGACGACGACTTTATCGGCCTGGCGCCACAGCAGGGCTCATCCAGCTCGACCAGCCATGAGCCGACTGAGGATCTGTCCCTGGAGGATTACTTCCAGCATTTCGTCCTTGAGCATCAGGACCATATGACCGAAACGGAACTGGCCCGCAAACTCGGCGTGAGCCGCAAGTGCCTATGGGAACGCCGTCAGCGTCTGGGCATCCCACGTCGCAAAGGGGTTGCCAGCGAGACGTAA
- a CDS encoding iron-sulfur cluster-binding protein, Rieske family, whose translation MKLLCNSEFLPEAQSRGFDVDGLSLLAVRRNGQVFVYRNRCPHRGVALEWRPDQFLDSSASLIQCATHGALFLIESGECIAGPCEGQALTSIACREDQDGIWVVNSEAS comes from the coding sequence TTGAAACTGCTCTGCAACAGCGAATTCCTGCCAGAAGCACAAAGTCGAGGCTTTGACGTCGACGGACTCAGCCTGTTGGCCGTAAGGCGCAATGGCCAGGTGTTCGTCTATCGCAACCGTTGCCCTCACCGAGGCGTCGCTCTGGAGTGGCGGCCGGACCAGTTTCTGGACAGCAGCGCCAGCCTGATCCAGTGCGCCACCCACGGCGCGCTGTTTCTGATTGAAAGCGGCGAGTGCATCGCGGGGCCCTGCGAAGGCCAGGCGTTGACGAGTATCGCCTGCCGCGAAGATCAGGACGGGATCTGGGTCGTCAACTCCGAGGCTAGCTGA
- the deoC gene encoding deoxyribose-phosphate aldolase has protein sequence MSGANNTATEQRTQETIGLLDLMALNADDDEERIVGICQRALTPVGGVAAVCVYPRFALLARTTLDRQQTPDIRVVAVVNFPYGSANIENATSEARAAVMAGADEIDMVYPFRTLLSGDRRTGLDMMAACRSACGRRVSLTVTLETADLRDPQIIRDACRDAINSGADFIKTSTGKLIGSATPQAARIMLETIADVGGQVGLKFCGGIRTFDEAKVFLDMAQARFGPQWVTAQRVRLAGSSLLDDMLSRLGVLAPGPY, from the coding sequence ATGAGTGGCGCAAACAACACCGCTACAGAGCAGCGGACTCAGGAAACGATTGGCCTGCTGGACCTGATGGCGCTCAATGCCGATGACGATGAAGAGCGAATCGTTGGTATCTGTCAGCGCGCACTGACCCCGGTTGGAGGGGTTGCCGCAGTTTGTGTATACCCGCGTTTCGCCCTGTTGGCGCGCACCACGCTGGATCGGCAACAGACGCCAGATATTCGCGTCGTAGCCGTCGTCAACTTCCCCTATGGTTCGGCCAACATAGAAAATGCAACCTCTGAGGCGCGCGCAGCGGTGATGGCTGGGGCCGATGAAATCGATATGGTGTATCCATTTCGCACCCTGCTGTCAGGTGACCGCCGTACTGGTCTGGACATGATGGCGGCCTGTCGCTCGGCATGCGGGCGGCGGGTTTCGCTGACGGTAACGCTGGAAACGGCAGATTTGCGCGATCCACAGATCATTCGCGACGCTTGCCGGGACGCGATCAACTCCGGGGCCGATTTCATCAAGACCAGCACTGGGAAACTGATCGGCAGCGCGACTCCGCAGGCGGCGCGGATCATGCTGGAAACCATTGCCGATGTGGGCGGGCAGGTGGGGCTTAAGTTCTGCGGCGGGATTCGAACCTTTGACGAAGCCAAGGTGTTCCTGGATATGGCTCAGGCGCGTTTTGGTCCGCAGTGGGTCACTGCACAAAGGGTTCGGTTGGCGGGTTCCAGTTTGCTGGACGATATGCTTTCCCGCCTGGGCGTCCTGGCTCCGGGGCCTTACTGA
- a CDS encoding iron-regulated protein, translating to MIHDIKSGQELTAQQLAERLARASRVLVGEQHDNPDHHALQLWILQVLADRRPQGSLLLEMIKPDQQAAIDKVRAGISNESAFPADLPSAIGWQQGWDWPLYGPIIRYAIAQPYPLLAANLNTAEVQAIYQHAPDSPSGPSGAKSVRVRLLDQIRASHCGLLPEDQLPAMLAVQQQRDRRMAQSLAAAPVPAVLFAGSYHVRKDVGVPLHLAELGVDEAPVVLLLAQVGTQIEPGIADYVWYTAALPEKDYCAQLSH from the coding sequence ATGATTCATGACATCAAGAGCGGGCAGGAGCTGACCGCACAGCAGCTGGCGGAGCGCCTTGCACGAGCATCGCGGGTTCTGGTCGGCGAGCAACACGACAACCCCGACCATCACGCGTTGCAACTCTGGATCCTGCAGGTTCTCGCAGATCGAAGGCCCCAAGGCAGTCTGCTTCTAGAGATGATCAAACCCGATCAACAGGCGGCTATCGACAAAGTTCGGGCCGGCATCTCTAACGAATCGGCTTTCCCGGCCGATTTGCCCTCTGCGATTGGCTGGCAGCAGGGCTGGGACTGGCCGCTGTACGGTCCCATCATTCGCTATGCGATAGCGCAGCCCTATCCGTTGCTCGCCGCCAACCTCAACACTGCAGAGGTTCAAGCCATCTATCAGCATGCGCCAGATAGCCCGTCGGGACCCTCCGGCGCGAAAAGCGTGCGTGTACGATTGCTTGATCAGATTCGCGCTTCCCACTGCGGCTTGCTCCCGGAAGATCAACTGCCCGCCATGCTGGCCGTTCAGCAACAGCGTGACCGGCGCATGGCCCAGAGCCTGGCCGCGGCGCCTGTTCCGGCAGTGCTGTTCGCCGGCTCCTATCACGTGCGCAAGGATGTAGGCGTCCCGTTACACCTGGCCGAACTGGGCGTCGATGAGGCGCCGGTCGTGTTGCTTCTGGCTCAGGTGGGAACGCAGATTGAGCCTGGCATTGCTGATTACGTGTGGTATACCGCAGCCTTGCCCGAGAAGGATTACTGCGCGCAATTGAGTCACTAA
- a CDS encoding MFS transporter — MYIYRLVLLLVVGIYLFSPAIMDWWIDATGAWYRPYLLWLILIVVTFILQSQRDADEL; from the coding sequence ATGTATATTTACCGCTTGGTCCTGTTGCTGGTAGTGGGCATTTATCTGTTTTCGCCCGCCATCATGGATTGGTGGATCGACGCCACTGGCGCCTGGTATCGGCCGTATCTGCTGTGGCTGATCCTGATCGTGGTGACTTTCATCCTCCAGAGCCAACGAGATGCCGATGAGCTTTAG
- the kinA_2 gene encoding PAS, whose product MPMSFSLTQMILVSAAYLLMLFGVAWISERGVIPRWIIRHPLTYTLSLGVYASAWAFYGTVGLAYQYGYGFLSSYLGVSGAFLLAPVLLYPILRITRTYQLSSLADLFAFRFRSTWAGALTTIFMLIGVLPLLALQIQAVADSIGILTREPVQARVAIAFCALITLFTIFFGSRHIATREKHEGLVFAIAFESVIKLIAIGGIGLYALYGVFDGPQQLEQWLLQNQTALAALHTPLQEGPWRTLLLVFFASAIVMPHMYHMTFTENLNPRALVSASWGLPLFLLLMSLAVPLILWAGLKLGATTSPEYFTLGIGIAVNSKALALLGYVGGLSAASGLIIVTTLALSGMALNHLVLPLYQPPAEGNIYRWLKWTRRGLIVAIIMAGYGFYLLLGAQQDLANLGIVAFVATLQFLPGVLSVLYWPAANRRGFIAGLLAGISVWVVSMLLPLIGDFQGFYIPLLNMIYVLDDTSWHMAAIASLAVNVLIFTLISLFSNPSPEEASAAEACAVDNVRRPQRRELHAASPQEFATQLAKPLGAKAAQKEVEQALRDLYLPFDERRPYALRRLRDRIEANLSGLMGPSVAQDMVETFLPYKSGGENYVTEDIHFIESRLEDYHSRLTGLAAELDALRRYHRQTLQELPMGVCSLAKDQEILMWNKAMEELTGIGAQRVVGSRLETIGEPWRELLSGFINLPDEHLHKQRLALDGQTRWLNLHKAAIDEPLAPGNSGLVLLVEDLTDTQMLEDKLVHSERLASIGRLAAGVAHEIGNPITGIACLAQNLREEREDDGELTEISSQILEQTKRVSRIVQSLMSFAHAGSHQHNDEAVCLAEVAQDAIGLLALNRRNYEVQFYNLCNPEHWVDGDPQRLAQVLINLLSNARDASPAGSAVRVKSEVSEHTVDLIVEDEGTGIPKAIMDRLFEPFFTTKDPGEGTGLGLALVYSIVEEHYGQITIDSPADTEHQRGTRIRVTLPRHVEATSAVN is encoded by the coding sequence ATGCCGATGAGCTTTAGCCTGACCCAGATGATTCTGGTCAGCGCCGCGTATCTGTTGATGCTGTTTGGCGTCGCCTGGATCAGCGAGCGTGGTGTGATCCCGCGCTGGATCATCCGTCACCCGCTGACGTACACCTTGTCGCTGGGCGTCTATGCAAGCGCCTGGGCTTTCTATGGCACGGTTGGCCTGGCGTATCAGTATGGCTATGGCTTCCTGTCCAGTTACCTGGGTGTTTCCGGCGCGTTTTTGCTCGCCCCGGTGCTGCTTTATCCCATTCTGAGAATCACCCGCACCTACCAGCTTTCATCGCTGGCAGACCTGTTCGCCTTTCGCTTTCGCAGCACCTGGGCCGGGGCGCTAACCACCATCTTCATGTTGATTGGCGTGCTGCCTTTGCTGGCCCTGCAAATCCAGGCGGTGGCGGACTCCATCGGCATCCTGACCCGTGAACCGGTTCAGGCCCGCGTGGCCATCGCGTTCTGCGCCCTGATTACCCTGTTCACCATTTTCTTCGGCTCGCGGCACATCGCGACGCGGGAGAAGCACGAAGGCCTGGTGTTTGCCATCGCGTTTGAATCGGTGATCAAACTGATCGCCATCGGTGGTATCGGCCTGTATGCCTTGTACGGCGTGTTCGACGGGCCGCAACAGCTTGAACAATGGCTGCTGCAAAACCAGACCGCCCTCGCCGCCCTGCACACCCCGCTGCAAGAGGGGCCATGGCGCACCCTGCTGCTGGTGTTCTTTGCGTCCGCCATCGTCATGCCGCACATGTATCACATGACCTTCACGGAAAACCTCAACCCCCGCGCACTGGTCAGCGCCAGTTGGGGGCTGCCGCTGTTTCTGCTGTTGATGAGCCTGGCGGTGCCGCTGATCCTGTGGGCCGGCCTGAAACTCGGCGCGACCACCAGCCCGGAATACTTCACCCTGGGCATTGGTATTGCGGTCAACAGCAAGGCCCTGGCGTTGCTGGGCTACGTGGGCGGATTGTCCGCGGCCAGCGGCCTGATCATTGTCACCACGCTTGCCCTGTCCGGCATGGCGCTCAATCACCTGGTATTGCCGCTGTATCAGCCACCCGCCGAAGGCAATATCTATCGCTGGCTGAAGTGGACCCGTCGCGGGCTGATCGTGGCGATCATCATGGCGGGCTACGGCTTCTACCTGCTGTTGGGTGCGCAGCAGGATCTGGCCAATCTGGGCATTGTCGCCTTCGTCGCCACGTTGCAATTCCTGCCGGGGGTACTTTCAGTCCTGTATTGGCCCGCCGCCAATCGTCGGGGTTTCATCGCCGGCCTGTTGGCCGGGATCAGCGTCTGGGTGGTGAGCATGCTGCTGCCGCTGATCGGCGACTTCCAGGGCTTTTATATCCCGCTGCTGAACATGATCTACGTACTGGACGACACCAGCTGGCACATGGCAGCCATTGCCTCGCTGGCCGTCAACGTCCTGATCTTCACGCTGATATCGCTGTTCAGTAACCCAAGCCCGGAAGAAGCCAGCGCCGCCGAAGCCTGCGCCGTGGACAACGTACGCCGCCCGCAGCGGCGCGAGCTGCATGCCGCGTCCCCCCAGGAGTTCGCCACCCAACTGGCCAAACCCTTGGGCGCAAAGGCTGCGCAAAAGGAAGTGGAACAGGCGCTGCGCGATCTTTACCTGCCATTCGACGAACGTCGGCCTTACGCCCTGCGCCGTCTGCGCGACAGAATCGAAGCCAACCTGTCGGGCCTGATGGGCCCCAGCGTGGCCCAGGACATGGTGGAAACCTTCCTGCCCTACAAATCCGGCGGCGAAAACTATGTCACCGAAGACATCCATTTCATTGAAAGCCGCCTTGAGGACTACCACTCGCGCCTCACCGGCCTTGCCGCAGAACTCGACGCCCTGCGCCGCTACCACAGGCAAACCTTGCAGGAATTGCCCATGGGCGTGTGTTCCCTGGCCAAGGATCAGGAAATCCTGATGTGGAACAAGGCCATGGAAGAACTCACCGGCATCGGCGCGCAACGAGTAGTGGGCTCTCGCCTGGAAACCATCGGCGAACCCTGGCGCGAACTGCTCAGTGGCTTTATCAACCTGCCGGACGAACACTTGCACAAACAGCGCCTGGCGCTGGATGGGCAGACCCGCTGGCTGAACCTGCACAAGGCCGCCATCGACGAACCACTCGCCCCCGGCAACAGCGGGCTGGTGTTACTGGTCGAAGATTTGACCGACACACAGATGCTAGAAGACAAACTGGTGCACTCCGAACGCCTGGCCAGCATCGGACGGCTGGCGGCGGGCGTGGCTCACGAGATTGGCAACCCGATTACCGGCATTGCCTGCCTTGCGCAGAATTTGCGGGAAGAGCGTGAAGACGACGGCGAGTTGACTGAAATCAGCAGCCAGATTCTCGAACAGACCAAGCGTGTCTCGCGCATTGTGCAATCGCTGATGAGCTTCGCCCACGCCGGCAGCCACCAACATAACGATGAAGCGGTATGCCTGGCCGAAGTCGCGCAGGACGCCATTGGTCTGCTCGCGCTCAACCGCCGCAACTACGAAGTGCAGTTCTATAACCTGTGCAATCCCGAGCACTGGGTCGATGGCGATCCGCAGCGGCTTGCCCAAGTGCTGATCAACCTGCTCTCCAACGCCCGTGACGCATCGCCTGCGGGCAGCGCGGTACGGGTCAAGAGCGAAGTTTCCGAGCACACCGTGGACCTGATCGTCGAGGACGAAGGCACGGGTATTCCGAAAGCAATCATGGACCGATTGTTCGAACCGTTTTTCACCACCAAGGATCCCGGTGAAGGCACCGGACTAGGCCTCGCACTGGTCTATTCCATCGTTGAAGAGCATTATGGACAGATCACCATCGACAGCCCGGCAGACACCGAGCACCAACGCGGTACCCGTATTCGGGTGACATTGCCGCGTCATGTCGAAGCGACGTCCGCCGTGAACTGA
- the aspC gene encoding class I and II aminotransferase, whose translation MAQPYSARSRAIEPFHVMALLARANELQAAGHDVIHLEIGEPDFTTAEPIVAAGQAALAAGKTRYTAARGLPELREAIAGFYGQRYGVSLDPERILITPGGSGALLLTSSLLVDPGKHWLLADPGYPCNRHFLRLVEGAAQLVPVGPQERYQLTPDLVARHWDQDSVGALVASPANPTGTMLTRDELAALSASLKERNGHLVVDEIYHGLTYGTDAASVLEVDDEAFVLNSFSKYFGMTGWRLGWLVAPQEAVADLEKLAQNLYISAPSMAQYAALACFEPQTLDILEQRRAEFGRRRDYLLPALRELGFGIAVEPEGAFYLYADISAFGGDAFAFCQHFLETQHVAITPGLDFGRFKAGHHVRFAYTQSLPRLEEAVLRIARGLQSWKG comes from the coding sequence ATGGCTCAGCCCTACAGTGCGCGCAGTCGCGCCATCGAACCTTTCCATGTCATGGCGCTGTTGGCGCGCGCCAATGAGCTGCAGGCGGCAGGGCATGATGTGATCCACCTGGAAATCGGCGAGCCTGATTTCACCACGGCTGAGCCTATCGTGGCCGCAGGGCAGGCCGCGCTTGCTGCGGGCAAGACCCGTTACACCGCAGCCCGCGGCTTGCCTGAATTGCGCGAGGCCATTGCTGGTTTCTATGGGCAGCGCTACGGCGTGAGCCTGGACCCCGAGCGAATTCTGATCACTCCGGGTGGCTCGGGTGCCTTGTTGCTGACCAGCAGCCTGTTGGTGGATCCGGGTAAACACTGGCTGCTGGCCGATCCGGGGTACCCGTGCAACCGGCACTTTTTGCGATTGGTCGAAGGTGCCGCGCAACTGGTTCCGGTCGGCCCGCAGGAGCGCTATCAACTGACACCTGATCTGGTCGCCCGGCATTGGGATCAGGACAGCGTCGGGGCCTTGGTCGCATCGCCCGCCAACCCGACTGGCACAATGCTGACCCGGGACGAGCTGGCGGCTTTGTCGGCCTCATTGAAAGAGCGCAATGGTCATTTGGTGGTGGATGAGATTTACCATGGCCTGACCTACGGCACCGACGCGGCCAGTGTGCTGGAAGTCGATGACGAAGCATTTGTGCTAAACAGTTTTTCAAAATATTTCGGCATGACCGGCTGGCGGCTTGGCTGGCTGGTTGCGCCGCAAGAGGCGGTTGCCGATCTGGAGAAACTGGCCCAGAACCTCTACATCAGCGCGCCGAGCATGGCTCAATATGCCGCGCTGGCGTGCTTCGAGCCGCAGACCCTGGACATTCTCGAACAGCGTCGCGCCGAGTTCGGTCGGCGGCGTGACTACCTGTTGCCTGCCTTGCGCGAGCTGGGTTTCGGGATTGCTGTCGAGCCCGAAGGCGCTTTCTATCTCTACGCGGATATCAGCGCCTTTGGCGGCGACGCTTTCGCGTTTTGCCAACACTTCCTTGAGACCCAGCATGTGGCGATCACTCCGGGGCTGGATTTCGGACGCTTCAAGGCCGGGCATCACGTGCGGTTCGCCTATACCCAGAGCCTGCCGCGCCTTGAGGAGGCCGTGCTGCGCATCGCCCGTGGCCTGCAGAGCTGGAAAGGCTGA
- the dksA2 gene encoding RNA polymerase-binding protein DksA, with amino-acid sequence MPTQEKQQNNQLAGDIKPYEISKGEEYMSDAMRTHFTKILNSWKLQLMQEVDRTMHHMKDEAANFPDPADRASQEEEFSLELRARDRERKLIKKIDKTLQLIEDEEYGWCESCGVEIGIRRLEARPTADLCIDCKTLAEIKEKQVGK; translated from the coding sequence ATGCCCACCCAAGAAAAGCAGCAGAACAACCAGCTGGCCGGTGATATCAAGCCTTACGAAATCAGTAAGGGTGAGGAGTACATGAGCGATGCCATGCGCACTCACTTCACAAAAATCCTCAACAGCTGGAAGTTGCAATTGATGCAAGAGGTCGATCGGACCATGCATCACATGAAAGACGAAGCCGCCAATTTCCCGGACCCGGCCGATCGCGCCAGCCAGGAAGAGGAATTCAGCCTCGAACTTCGTGCACGTGATCGTGAACGCAAGTTGATCAAGAAGATCGACAAAACGTTGCAACTGATCGAAGACGAAGAATATGGCTGGTGTGAGTCCTGCGGCGTAGAGATCGGCATCCGCCGCCTCGAAGCCCGCCCAACTGCCGACCTTTGCATCGACTGCAAAACGCTGGCGGAAATCAAGGAAAAGCAGGTCGGTAAGTAA
- the sfsA gene encoding sugar fermentation stimulation protein A, which produces MRFSPELEQGVLVVRYKRFLADIQTDSGEFLTIHCPNTGSMFNCMMPGGRVWFSRSNDPKRKLPGTWEISETPQGRFACINTGRANHLVEEALRAGVITELNGFIGLKREVAYGQEKSRVDFRLDYPAGPAYVEVKSVTLGYDGTPVAAFPDAVTQRGARHLRELANLARDGVRAVLLYCVNLTGIEAVRPAQEIDPGYAEALREAIAAGVEVLAYGVQLTPEEIFIDRPLQVHLALPSVQLASELTTQIPS; this is translated from the coding sequence ATGCGCTTCTCTCCAGAGCTGGAACAAGGTGTGCTGGTGGTGCGCTACAAGCGCTTTCTGGCTGATATTCAAACCGACAGCGGTGAGTTTCTAACCATCCACTGCCCCAATACCGGCTCGATGTTCAATTGCATGATGCCGGGTGGCCGCGTCTGGTTCAGCCGTTCCAATGACCCCAAGCGCAAGTTGCCGGGCACGTGGGAAATCAGCGAGACGCCTCAGGGGCGGTTCGCTTGCATCAACACCGGGCGCGCCAACCATCTGGTCGAAGAGGCGCTGCGTGCGGGCGTCATCACTGAGCTGAACGGCTTTATCGGGCTCAAGCGGGAAGTGGCTTACGGTCAGGAAAAGAGCCGCGTGGATTTTCGTCTGGATTACCCGGCAGGTCCGGCCTACGTTGAGGTCAAGAGCGTGACACTGGGCTACGACGGCACACCGGTGGCGGCCTTCCCGGATGCCGTGACTCAGCGCGGAGCCCGTCATTTGCGTGAGCTGGCGAACCTGGCACGGGACGGTGTGCGTGCTGTGCTGCTGTATTGCGTCAACCTGACCGGCATTGAAGCGGTGAGACCTGCTCAGGAAATCGACCCGGGGTATGCCGAGGCGTTGCGCGAGGCGATTGCGGCAGGTGTTGAGGTGCTGGCCTACGGGGTGCAGTTGACGCCCGAGGAGATATTCATTGATCGACCCTTGCAGGTCCATTTGGCGCTGCCGTCGGTTCAGCTAGCCTCGGAGTTGACGACCCAGATCCCGTCCTGA
- a CDS encoding pentapeptide repeat-containing protein yields MSQPKVLDSPLYTMLRNDDVDGFNLEKPKSGTIDFVGGDFRGLDLRNLDTAGIDFTDAYFRSADLRGLDLRNTPLEGASIAHAQISGAFFPRELAADEILMSVNFGTRLRYKTH; encoded by the coding sequence ATGAGTCAGCCCAAAGTACTTGATTCCCCCCTGTATACGATGCTGCGCAACGACGACGTTGACGGGTTCAACCTTGAGAAACCCAAGTCCGGCACCATCGATTTCGTGGGTGGCGACTTCCGCGGACTGGACCTGCGCAACCTTGATACTGCAGGGATCGACTTCACCGACGCCTACTTCCGCTCTGCTGACTTGCGCGGATTGGACCTTCGCAATACGCCACTGGAAGGCGCGAGCATTGCTCATGCCCAGATCTCCGGGGCGTTCTTCCCCCGCGAGCTGGCTGCAGACGAAATTCTGATGTCGGTGAATTTTGGTACTCGGCTGCGTTACAAAACTCACTGA